From a region of the Vicia villosa cultivar HV-30 ecotype Madison, WI unplaced genomic scaffold, Vvil1.0 ctg.000684F_1_1_3, whole genome shotgun sequence genome:
- the LOC131630449 gene encoding F-box/kelch-repeat protein At3g06240-like, which yields MMDSATVSHDDQKVSRRYIPISFYMDSAVNHPGPIRKVSKNSIPLSFYTTTHVYHPAPDPTSESKMDVFVVNEEKDTRKKNPLSFYMDPTVSHPGPLLINYIQPYNSSESNSNSSESKSKIIFGSFGSESSESKSVANVSKNYIPLPTAIPDKFASSILSKLPIKSLKRFGCVRKSWSILFENTDFMTMYRKHFISRHGSDDDYHTFILTSDKLDHGLVHSEFYLVENRLELNLSSPLQQSGEYTCILGSTSVNGFFCLGQHYLAMKTPRYVLWNPLTDEFMGIPSSPTELTPKHPSFDTLSLEPIFHGFGYDQLRHDFKVVQYVSFVSARSSRLTTSFFEIYSLKSNSWRMIDMDNDLSHWGYFYSRAFSGHEVYLDGACHWLVSECINHRRAMTVLSFDLSREVFFTTPVGEQPYAPYADLLCLTVLNGSIALLSNHHDDVVFHISILGELGVSESWIKLYTYGPSPSIQWPPLGFGKMGHLFIRKKDHEIAYVDLSTQIIEEVGITGGKTNYNIGGLYKESLLSSEDQCN from the coding sequence ATGATGGATTCCGCCACCGTGTCCCACGATGATCAGAAGGTTAGCAGAAGATATATTCCAATATCATTCTACATGGATTCCGCCGTCAACCACCCTGGTCCGATTCGTAAGGTCAGCAAAAATTCTATCCCACTATCGTTCTACACAACCACCCACGTCTACCACCCTGCTCCTGATCCGACCTCTGAATCAAAGATGGATGTATTTGTGGTAAATGAAGAAAAGGATACCAGAAAGAAGAATCCACTATCGTTCTACATGGATCCCACCGTCTCCCACCCTGGTCCGTTGCTTATAAACTATATACAACCATACAATTCATCtgaatcaaattcaaattcatctGAATCAAAATCAAAGATCATCTTTGGTAGCTTTGGTTCCGAGTCCTCTGAATCAAAGTCTGTGGCAAATGTCAGCAAAAACTATATTCCACTACCCACCGCTATTCCCGATAAATTTGCTTCCTCTATTCTTTCGAAACTCCCCATAAAGTCATTGAAGCGCTTTGGATGCGTACGTAAATCATGGTCTATTTTATTTGAAAACACTGATTTCATGACAATGTACAGAAAACATTTCATATCTCGTCATGGTTCTGACGATGATTATCATACATTTATTCTCACAAGTGATAAGCTTGATCATGGTCTTGTCCACTCTGAATTTTATTTGGTCGAAAATAGACTCGAACTAAATTTGTCATCTCCACTTCAACAGTCTGGCGAATATACTTGTATTCTCGGCTCCACAAGTGTTAACGGCTTTTTTTGTCTCGGCCAACATTATCTAGCTATGAAGACGCCCCGATATGTATTATGGAATCCCCTTACCGACGAATTCATGGGCATTCCTTCTAGCCCCACTGAACTTACACCAAAACACCCTAGTTTCGACACCCTCAGTCTCGAACCTATTTTTCACGGGTTTGGTTATGACCAACTTAGACATGACTTTAAGGTCGTTCAGTATGTATCATTTGTTTCCGCTCGCTCTTCTCGGCTTACAACAAGTTTTTTTGAGATATATAGTTTAAAAAGTAATTCTTGGAGAATGATCGACATGGACAATGATCTGTCTCATTGGGGTTATTTTTATTCTAGGGCATTTTCTGGTCACGAAGTTTATCTGGATGGAGCGTGTCATTGGTTGGTTTCGGAATGTATCAACCATCGAAGGGCTATGACCGTCTTGTCATTTGACTTGAGTCGTGAGGTGTTCTTTACAACACCCGTCGGGGAACAACCTTATGCTCCATACGCTGATCTTCTATGCTTGACAGTGTTAAATGGATCTATTGCTTTACTATCCAATCATCACGACGATGTTGTTTTTCACATATCTATTCTGGGTGAACTCGGTGTGAGTGAATCATGGATCAAACTATATACTTATGGCCCCTCACCTTCCATCCAATGGCCACCACTTGGATTTGGGAAGATGGGACATCTTTTCATTAGAAAAAAAGATCATGAAATCGCCTATGTTGATTTGAGCACCCAAATTATTGAGGAGGTTGGTATTACTGGTGGAAAGACAAATTATAATATTGGTGGTCTTTACAAGGAAAGCCTTCTTTCGTCGGAGGATCAATGTAACtag